From Lentisphaera araneosa HTCC2155, the proteins below share one genomic window:
- the mfd gene encoding transcription-repair coupling factor: protein MFNSFVKNFDEILQSLPNQKETKLSDPELVNLALAKNVSDHTRLLCVFETSSKAESCFNEFKKYQSASLLPNVDLLLYPEFNSDQVEYDIDLERSRTLNQLLQNRGEPQVLICSVASLLCAVTPPGLLNSQSLILKLADEQYAPEKLCEIFTEMGFDNEAQVSLPGEFSLRGGILDVFSPDQKFPVRIDFFDDEIDSLRLFDVDSQKSIADAKSYQVSPVEKCGLEPRGILEYIKGFKLCVVEEESIDRHLERYQEKVQLSLWDEIKNSIELVSDIDIQADYNIKDFPVAALAPVYRSTLPEVERSIHQAHQKFLIDRVKSWINKSWSVHVFCGSEAGVERLNEVLELGNKKNLLLYPVSLHYGFIVPELKYAVLSEQELFGRPIEETKDVSYSSQLQKNLEYEPELNEGDFAVHANYGICRYLGIKVKNSQEFLLLEFADDRKLYLPLDSSHLLMRYIGGKKSVPKLARLGTGFWQKSLDKAENSARDYAAELLRLQAAREHSEGISFPKDNHWQSLFEESFPYEETPDQLSAIEEVKKDMERAKPMDRLLCGDVGFGKTEVAMRAAFKAVMSSHQVAIVVPTTVLAQQHFHSFSQRMSDFPIKIATLSRFISKKDQKQVLKEMAEGEVDIVVGTHRLLQKDINFQKLGLLVVDEEQRFGVESKEALKRMRVNVDILSMSATPIPRTLYLSMTGLRDFSTILTAPHNRKPVRTIVTKENDEIIEVAIRRELERGGQVYYLHNRVKTIENVALKLKRQFPEANILIGHGQMDEEELEMVMNEFTDGDGQILVCTTIIESGMDIRNANTMVIDRADRFGLSSLYQLRGRVGRDHRQAYCYLLMPRDEAIMDNAKERLSALRKHTHPGAGFKLAMRDLEIRGAGNMLGSQQSGHIAAVGFELYCQLLKKSVEDLKGSIHQDTSTSFSADFIHYGFQSIDNKIPVALTPQYIESDDVRLEMYKRFSTAVKYNEIISLEDELKDRFGNFTSEVKAYVVIHKIKSLCNLLEFHSCEIKESSLYLEGNDGLYCEARKIPKLKQKGYAALDEVEQGLRNIAKRFKVKLV from the coding sequence GTGTTTAATTCATTTGTTAAAAATTTTGACGAAATACTCCAATCCCTCCCCAATCAAAAAGAAACAAAGCTTTCAGATCCAGAGCTCGTAAATTTAGCTCTAGCTAAAAATGTGAGTGATCACACAAGGTTGCTTTGTGTTTTTGAAACGTCATCGAAAGCAGAAAGTTGTTTTAATGAGTTCAAGAAATATCAAAGTGCATCTTTATTACCGAATGTAGACTTACTCCTCTACCCAGAATTCAATTCTGATCAAGTTGAATATGATATAGATTTAGAACGCTCACGTACACTGAATCAATTGTTGCAAAACCGTGGTGAGCCTCAAGTTCTTATCTGTTCAGTTGCCTCATTACTTTGCGCCGTGACTCCGCCAGGTTTGCTGAATTCGCAAAGTTTAATACTGAAACTAGCCGATGAGCAATATGCCCCTGAGAAGCTTTGCGAAATTTTCACAGAGATGGGCTTTGATAACGAAGCCCAAGTAAGCTTACCCGGAGAATTTAGTCTTCGGGGCGGCATTCTAGATGTTTTTTCACCTGATCAAAAGTTTCCTGTCCGCATAGATTTTTTTGATGATGAAATTGATTCGCTTCGTTTATTCGACGTGGACTCACAAAAATCAATTGCCGATGCAAAATCATACCAAGTGAGCCCAGTAGAAAAGTGTGGTTTAGAGCCTCGAGGTATCTTGGAGTATATAAAAGGCTTTAAGCTTTGTGTTGTGGAAGAAGAATCAATTGATCGACATCTTGAGCGATATCAGGAAAAGGTCCAACTTAGCTTGTGGGATGAAATTAAGAACTCCATTGAACTTGTGTCCGATATAGATATACAAGCTGACTATAATATTAAAGATTTTCCTGTAGCTGCTTTAGCACCTGTCTATCGCAGTACATTACCTGAAGTGGAAAGGTCAATTCACCAAGCGCATCAAAAGTTTCTGATTGATCGAGTTAAGTCCTGGATTAATAAGTCCTGGTCTGTCCATGTTTTTTGTGGCAGTGAAGCAGGAGTAGAACGTTTAAATGAAGTCCTCGAACTCGGTAATAAAAAGAATTTGTTATTATACCCTGTCTCACTTCACTACGGCTTTATTGTACCAGAGTTAAAATATGCTGTACTTAGTGAGCAAGAGTTATTTGGACGACCAATTGAAGAAACGAAAGATGTGTCGTATAGCTCTCAACTTCAGAAGAATTTAGAATATGAGCCAGAACTCAACGAAGGTGATTTTGCGGTGCACGCAAACTACGGAATTTGCCGCTACTTAGGCATTAAAGTGAAAAACTCCCAAGAGTTTCTTCTTTTAGAATTTGCTGACGATCGCAAACTCTATTTACCACTCGATTCGTCTCATTTATTGATGCGTTATATCGGCGGCAAAAAATCCGTACCCAAATTAGCTCGCTTGGGGACAGGCTTTTGGCAAAAATCTTTAGATAAAGCCGAAAATTCAGCCAGAGACTACGCAGCTGAGTTACTTCGTCTTCAAGCCGCTCGAGAACATAGCGAGGGGATTTCTTTTCCCAAAGATAATCATTGGCAAAGTCTTTTTGAGGAGAGTTTTCCCTATGAAGAAACTCCCGATCAGCTAAGCGCCATAGAAGAAGTCAAAAAGGACATGGAAAGAGCTAAACCAATGGATCGCTTACTCTGCGGTGATGTGGGTTTTGGTAAAACTGAAGTTGCCATGCGAGCTGCCTTTAAAGCTGTCATGAGTTCTCATCAAGTCGCAATAGTGGTGCCAACGACAGTTTTGGCTCAACAGCACTTTCACTCTTTTTCTCAGAGGATGTCAGATTTTCCGATTAAGATTGCGACCTTGAGTCGTTTTATCAGTAAAAAAGATCAGAAACAAGTCTTAAAAGAAATGGCTGAAGGTGAAGTCGATATTGTGGTAGGAACTCATCGTTTATTGCAAAAAGATATTAACTTTCAAAAATTGGGTTTATTGGTCGTTGATGAAGAGCAACGTTTTGGCGTCGAAAGTAAAGAAGCTTTGAAGCGCATGCGAGTCAATGTGGATATCCTCTCCATGTCGGCAACGCCAATTCCAAGGACACTCTATCTTTCCATGACGGGTTTGAGAGATTTCTCGACAATTTTGACGGCGCCGCATAACCGTAAACCTGTACGTACGATTGTGACAAAAGAAAATGATGAAATCATAGAGGTCGCCATTAGGCGTGAACTGGAGCGAGGAGGGCAGGTTTATTATCTTCATAATCGTGTGAAGACTATTGAAAATGTGGCTCTTAAACTGAAGAGGCAATTTCCAGAAGCTAATATTTTGATTGGTCATGGTCAGATGGATGAAGAAGAACTCGAGATGGTGATGAATGAATTTACCGATGGAGATGGGCAGATTTTAGTTTGTACAACAATCATTGAGTCAGGAATGGATATACGCAATGCCAATACAATGGTCATCGATCGTGCTGACCGCTTTGGCTTATCCTCACTCTATCAACTTCGCGGCCGTGTAGGGCGTGATCATCGTCAAGCTTATTGTTACTTACTGATGCCTCGTGATGAAGCTATTATGGATAATGCTAAAGAAAGACTTAGCGCTCTTCGCAAACACACTCATCCTGGAGCAGGCTTTAAACTCGCTATGCGTGACCTCGAGATTCGTGGAGCGGGGAATATGTTGGGCTCGCAACAGAGTGGTCATATTGCTGCCGTGGGCTTTGAATTATATTGTCAACTTCTTAAAAAATCAGTCGAAGATTTAAAGGGTAGTATTCATCAAGACACAAGTACTAGTTTTAGCGCCGATTTTATTCATTATGGTTTTCAGTCTATTGATAATAAAATCCCCGTGGCACTGACACCGCAGTATATAGAATCAGATGATGTTCGCCTAGAAATGTATAAGCGCTTTTCTACAGCAGTGAAGTATAATGAAATTATTAGTTTAGAAGATGAACTCAAAGATCGTTTTGGAAACTTTACGAGCGAAGTAAAAGCTTATGTGGTGATTCACAAAATCAAATCTTTATGTAACTTACTAGAGTTTCATTCATGTGAGATCAAAGAGTCCTCGCTTTACCTTGAAGGCAATGACGGTCTCTATTGCGAGGCTCGCAAAATCCCCAAATTAAAACAAAAAGGCTATGCGGCATTAGATGAAGTGGAGCAAGGCTTAAGAAATATTGCGAAACGTTTTAAAGTTAAACTTGTTTAA
- a CDS encoding GTP cyclohydrolase II, whose product MNQLKDRLEKKLDHLRRGELLYYKAEKSEDVYAFCFLNKSAELKIADLMTYGGPLSLLVSDQSEICQSREIIEDCTVLPCEFTPQGLINVFNNQSETEDRVLLRVVKNHDILENLSVEGRIVEFASNVEGDEHCLIYTKIYNKVNVDSSLLLNEEDVSLSRFFNPRLIEMTGMTELDLQQGSFKLYSFYSEIDARYHWAFVCDEKKEEKKTPLVRIESECLTGHVFGSLLCDCGDQLSKGLEEIKEYGYGALVYLRQEGRGIGLKAKLDAYYLQQFHGMDTVDANIAVGMPEDARDYLIGAQIINYLKFEPLKLLTNNPAKITGLNRYGLSVEQQVSHIIPPSKHNKRYLDTKRDRMGHRI is encoded by the coding sequence ATGAATCAACTCAAAGATAGACTCGAAAAAAAGTTAGATCACTTACGTCGTGGTGAATTGCTTTATTACAAAGCAGAAAAGTCCGAAGATGTTTATGCTTTTTGTTTTTTGAACAAGAGTGCAGAATTAAAAATAGCTGATTTGATGACTTATGGTGGTCCACTATCTTTACTTGTGAGTGACCAGAGTGAAATCTGTCAGTCTCGAGAGATTATTGAAGATTGTACAGTCTTGCCATGTGAGTTTACTCCACAAGGACTCATTAATGTTTTTAATAATCAGTCTGAAACAGAAGATAGAGTCCTCTTACGAGTCGTAAAAAATCACGATATATTAGAGAATCTATCAGTTGAAGGACGAATCGTAGAGTTTGCTTCAAATGTTGAAGGTGACGAACACTGCCTTATCTACACAAAGATTTATAACAAAGTCAATGTTGATTCCAGTTTATTGTTGAACGAGGAGGACGTGAGTTTATCACGCTTCTTTAATCCACGATTAATCGAGATGACGGGGATGACTGAACTCGATCTTCAGCAAGGTAGTTTTAAACTCTATTCATTCTATTCGGAAATTGATGCTCGCTACCATTGGGCTTTTGTGTGTGATGAAAAAAAAGAAGAGAAGAAAACTCCTCTTGTACGAATCGAATCTGAGTGTTTAACTGGTCATGTTTTTGGTTCTTTACTGTGCGACTGCGGAGATCAGTTAAGCAAAGGTTTAGAGGAAATCAAAGAATACGGCTATGGTGCTCTCGTCTACCTAAGGCAAGAAGGTCGTGGAATTGGCTTAAAAGCTAAACTTGACGCTTATTATTTACAACAATTCCATGGCATGGACACAGTAGATGCCAATATAGCGGTTGGCATGCCTGAAGATGCAAGGGATTACTTGATCGGTGCTCAAATAATTAACTACCTTAAATTTGAACCGCTTAAATTATTGACGAATAACCCTGCGAAAATCACCGGTTTGAATCGTTATGGCTTATCCGTGGAACAACAGGTTTCTCACATCATTCCACCTTCTAAGCACAATAAGCGTTATTTGGACACTAAACGAGATCGTATGGGACATAGAATTTAG
- a CDS encoding 3,4-dihydroxy-2-butanone-4-phosphate synthase, protein MSLDRDTEKVLDKLKSGDRVVVADDDKYYLVFAAAACTSAYVTFMMNDCRGQVQIALKKSSPLNSVLSRQTFELNNTLKTGINANDRCHCILRMIDEHVQAGDFISPGFLKVNWISHGAALVKPGIAEAAYDLARLSEHSEGSVFCQLLDEEANGLSEEQVKYFASDNDLAITDLNDVIEYRLNKEPLVEALNIVNMPTDYGDFRLHVYNVIYDPARGIDLVLTCGKDKFDEDETVLVRVHSEWSIGNIVNRLKNEEGSSLNRAMKQVADEGSGIIVFLRNTPEQAANSGLFSDSKRPTDIWMENGEIKTLRPKDGMAYGLGAQILRDLGVRKMRLMSNSPSSFIGINNYGLEIVEQVKY, encoded by the coding sequence ATGAGTCTAGACAGAGATACAGAAAAAGTTTTAGATAAGCTTAAATCAGGGGATCGAGTCGTCGTTGCGGATGATGATAAATATTACCTTGTTTTTGCGGCTGCCGCGTGCACTTCAGCTTATGTAACTTTTATGATGAACGATTGTCGTGGCCAAGTTCAAATAGCACTTAAAAAATCATCTCCTTTGAACTCAGTATTAAGTCGTCAGACTTTTGAACTGAATAATACCTTAAAAACGGGTATAAACGCTAACGATCGCTGCCACTGTATTTTAAGGATGATAGACGAGCATGTACAAGCGGGTGATTTTATAAGTCCAGGTTTTCTGAAAGTTAACTGGATTTCTCATGGTGCTGCTTTGGTCAAACCTGGTATTGCGGAAGCTGCATATGATTTAGCACGTTTATCGGAGCACTCAGAAGGAAGTGTTTTTTGTCAACTTTTAGATGAAGAAGCCAACGGCTTAAGTGAAGAGCAAGTTAAGTACTTTGCGTCTGATAATGATTTAGCGATTACTGATTTAAACGATGTTATTGAATATCGTTTAAATAAAGAACCTTTAGTAGAAGCTCTCAATATCGTAAATATGCCAACTGATTACGGGGACTTTCGACTTCATGTTTATAATGTTATTTACGACCCTGCTAGGGGGATTGATTTAGTTTTAACTTGTGGGAAAGACAAATTTGATGAAGATGAAACTGTTTTAGTAAGAGTTCATAGTGAATGGTCGATTGGTAATATTGTTAATCGCTTAAAAAACGAAGAGGGTTCATCTTTAAATAGAGCGATGAAACAAGTAGCTGATGAAGGTTCGGGCATCATTGTATTTTTGAGGAATACTCCTGAACAAGCAGCCAATTCTGGTTTGTTTAGTGACTCTAAGCGTCCAACAGATATATGGATGGAAAATGGTGAAATCAAAACTTTGCGACCTAAGGATGGTATGGCTTATGGCTTGGGTGCTCAAATTTTAAGAGATTTAGGCGTGCGTAAAATGAGGCTTATGAGCAATAGCCCTTCCAGCTTCATTGGGATTAATAACTACGGTTTAGAAATCGTTGAACAGGTGAAGTATTAA
- the hisC gene encoding histidinol-phosphate transaminase has product MKILDKINEPVSKVRPYQPGRPIEDVARDFGLNPDEIVKIASNESVLGVSPKAQKALIECVSNLHRYPDAGAWELRDKLSKKMNLEPDQFIFGAGSNEILVFLAQVFLGPGKAVVASAHAFVIYKILTAMMGGDFIEVPVKAGLQHDLDAMAKAITPETSLVFVCNPNNPTGTLISQEEIDNFMEQVPDDVLVVFDEAYAEICLGEMPDTLSFVKKGKTCIVLRTFSKAYGLAGIRIGYGMASAELVSELNKPRQPFNANLAAQNMAVAALDDDEFLQDSIEAYRSAKQYYEQLCNELELEFIPSYANFVLIKTGNGGDIAQKLMALGVIVRPLQPYLLDDWIRVSFGTAEENQAFGSAIKQLRQSNDV; this is encoded by the coding sequence ATGAAAATACTTGATAAAATCAACGAGCCTGTGAGCAAAGTCCGCCCCTATCAGCCGGGTCGACCCATAGAAGATGTGGCGAGAGATTTTGGTTTGAACCCAGATGAGATTGTAAAAATAGCTTCAAACGAAAGTGTTTTAGGTGTTTCACCCAAAGCGCAGAAAGCTCTCATTGAATGTGTTTCAAACTTACACCGATATCCTGATGCTGGTGCCTGGGAGCTAAGAGACAAGCTCTCGAAAAAAATGAACTTAGAGCCAGATCAATTCATCTTTGGTGCAGGCTCCAATGAGATTTTAGTTTTTTTAGCACAAGTTTTTTTAGGACCAGGCAAAGCCGTTGTAGCTTCAGCACACGCATTTGTTATATATAAAATCCTCACTGCAATGATGGGCGGCGATTTTATTGAAGTTCCGGTGAAAGCTGGACTTCAGCACGATCTAGATGCTATGGCAAAAGCGATCACTCCAGAAACATCGCTCGTTTTTGTTTGTAATCCGAATAATCCGACGGGTACTTTGATCTCTCAAGAAGAGATAGATAACTTCATGGAGCAAGTCCCTGATGATGTCTTAGTTGTGTTTGACGAAGCTTACGCAGAAATATGTCTTGGGGAAATGCCTGATACTTTATCTTTCGTTAAGAAGGGTAAAACGTGCATAGTGTTAAGAACATTTTCAAAAGCTTATGGTTTAGCTGGAATTAGAATTGGTTACGGTATGGCATCAGCAGAATTAGTGAGTGAATTAAACAAACCACGCCAACCCTTTAACGCCAACCTCGCAGCTCAAAATATGGCTGTTGCCGCACTCGATGATGACGAGTTTTTGCAAGACTCAATAGAAGCCTATAGATCAGCGAAACAGTACTACGAACAACTCTGTAATGAATTGGAACTCGAATTTATACCTTCCTACGCAAATTTTGTCTTGATTAAAACTGGGAATGGTGGTGATATCGCTCAAAAACTTATGGCACTTGGTGTCATTGTGCGTCCTTTACAACCTTATCTTTTAGACGATTGGATTCGCGTAAGTTTTGGTACAGCCGAAGAAAATCAAGCTTTTGGTTCAGCCATTAAGCAATTGCGTCAATCTAACGATGTTTAA
- a CDS encoding GSCFA domain-containing protein has translation MKLFRTEIIPQQTCPERLSWQNSFISLGSCFADKSSKLLQKSGVKVYSNPTGVLYNPQSIADLINNSLEGKVWSKNECVIHEKREVFPFIQGTQSDPIKFINDTQTELLEQINNADVLLVTFGTAWAYRLLTNNEVVANCHKLPSQLFKRQMLDLDSIYKTWNQTILKLQENKPELKIIFTVSPVRHLRDDFRDNQISKSTLHLAIEKLVKHNENCFYFPAYEIMMDDLRDYRFYSEDMAHPSDEATAYILDKFIKSSFDQASEKYFLEAQKISSMFEHKLLNPESEDSQKFILSRQKKAHGFLKKYPSSLLAINV, from the coding sequence ATGAAACTTTTCAGAACAGAGATTATTCCTCAACAAACTTGTCCCGAAAGACTCAGTTGGCAAAACTCTTTTATTTCTCTTGGTTCTTGCTTTGCCGATAAGAGCTCTAAACTCCTTCAAAAATCAGGTGTAAAGGTTTATTCAAACCCTACTGGAGTTCTCTATAATCCACAAAGTATTGCCGATTTAATCAACAATAGCTTAGAGGGGAAAGTGTGGTCAAAAAATGAATGCGTGATTCATGAAAAACGCGAAGTTTTTCCATTTATCCAAGGAACACAAAGCGATCCCATTAAATTTATTAATGACACACAAACCGAACTTTTAGAGCAGATCAATAATGCGGACGTCCTTTTAGTCACTTTCGGGACCGCCTGGGCTTATCGCTTATTAACAAATAATGAAGTTGTCGCCAACTGCCATAAATTACCCAGTCAGCTATTCAAAAGACAGATGCTTGATCTTGATAGTATTTACAAAACTTGGAATCAAACCATTTTAAAGCTTCAAGAAAACAAGCCTGAATTAAAAATCATATTCACAGTTAGTCCCGTAAGACACCTAAGAGATGATTTCAGAGATAATCAAATCAGTAAATCGACCCTCCATTTAGCCATTGAAAAACTCGTTAAACACAATGAAAATTGTTTCTATTTTCCAGCCTACGAAATTATGATGGATGATCTAAGGGATTACCGCTTCTATTCTGAGGACATGGCGCACCCAAGCGATGAAGCCACTGCTTATATCTTAGATAAATTTATCAAATCAAGTTTTGACCAAGCCTCTGAAAAATACTTTTTAGAAGCCCAAAAAATTAGTAGCATGTTTGAACATAAGCTTTTAAATCCTGAGAGTGAAGACAGTCAGAAATTTATACTTTCCCGTCAAAAGAAAGCTCACGGTTTTCTTAAAAAATACCCTTCGAGTTTACTGGCTATCAATGTCTAA
- the murJ gene encoding murein biosynthesis integral membrane protein MurJ, producing MSKKNTINAIISGVGNLTGRLSGLVREMLYAYLFGTSPLIGYFKYAVALPNLARRIFGEGALANAFIPLLADKKNNEQDPNSYASKILTLTATFNTFLALCGIAILFILFSLGIISNESQELVYLGSVMMPYLPFICLAGLLASIHNLYSKYSLPALMSSTMNVCLIAASCFAIFTNLDEKSTIYLLAFSLVFSGLLQVFILLRSAKKFIKLKIEYCKFKAPELKSFWISFIPVTIGASAQQISTLLDKTIALWIGPHAVSSLSYSELLIYLPVGVFGVSLGSVCLPSLSSSLAKGNLNDVQRDFEKALSQAFFLSIPCSVFFYLLGDTLLKTLFLRGAFDLESLQFTLKAFLWFLPGIPFFTALKVLLSLYYANKNTKTPLKISLAMITLNLVLGISFIPLLSHASLAMASSVTALLNFVFLLTSAKKLSYIQNLSQIVQTNLPTIIAASLSCITFKLIADQLSILETGSLKFADNLLTTIIGGLIFSLLYLFFFKVFKSVFNIILKL from the coding sequence ATGTCTAAAAAAAACACCATCAACGCAATTATTTCTGGTGTAGGCAACTTAACGGGTCGCCTTAGCGGATTAGTAAGAGAAATGCTTTATGCCTACCTTTTTGGGACATCCCCACTGATCGGCTATTTTAAATATGCAGTTGCATTACCCAATCTAGCGAGAAGAATTTTCGGGGAAGGTGCCCTAGCCAATGCTTTCATCCCTTTACTTGCGGATAAAAAAAACAATGAACAAGACCCCAACTCTTACGCTTCAAAAATACTAACACTAACGGCAACCTTCAATACCTTTCTCGCTCTATGTGGTATTGCGATTTTGTTCATTCTTTTTTCTTTAGGCATCATTTCTAATGAGAGCCAGGAACTAGTTTACTTGGGAAGTGTTATGATGCCCTACCTACCTTTTATATGCTTAGCTGGTTTACTTGCTAGTATTCATAACCTGTACAGCAAATACTCACTTCCTGCACTCATGTCATCCACCATGAATGTTTGTTTGATAGCGGCGTCTTGTTTTGCAATTTTTACAAATCTTGATGAAAAATCAACTATTTATCTACTCGCTTTTTCTTTAGTTTTCTCGGGCCTCTTACAAGTTTTTATACTTTTAAGATCCGCAAAAAAATTCATCAAGTTAAAAATTGAATATTGTAAATTCAAAGCTCCTGAACTTAAATCTTTTTGGATAAGTTTCATACCTGTCACTATTGGGGCTTCGGCTCAGCAAATCTCTACTCTACTAGATAAAACAATTGCTTTATGGATTGGTCCTCATGCGGTTAGTTCATTGAGCTACAGTGAATTACTTATTTATTTGCCCGTAGGAGTATTTGGTGTATCTCTTGGATCTGTGTGCTTGCCATCTTTGTCGAGTTCTTTAGCCAAAGGTAATTTAAATGATGTACAACGAGACTTTGAAAAAGCCTTGTCCCAAGCTTTCTTTTTATCAATCCCCTGCAGTGTATTTTTTTATTTATTGGGAGACACCCTATTAAAAACTCTATTTTTACGTGGTGCATTTGATCTTGAAAGTCTTCAATTCACTCTAAAAGCATTTCTATGGTTTCTTCCAGGGATTCCTTTCTTCACAGCCTTAAAAGTTTTGCTTTCTCTATACTATGCCAATAAAAATACTAAAACACCGCTAAAAATATCATTAGCTATGATTACTCTTAACCTCGTATTGGGAATCAGCTTCATTCCTTTATTGAGTCATGCTTCCTTGGCTATGGCAAGTTCAGTCACTGCTTTATTGAACTTTGTTTTCTTGTTAACAAGCGCTAAGAAATTATCTTATATTCAAAACTTAAGTCAAATTGTACAAACTAACCTTCCCACTATAATTGCTGCCAGCCTGAGTTGTATCACTTTTAAACTCATAGCAGACCAACTAAGCATACTCGAGACCGGTTCCCTAAAATTCGCCGACAACTTATTAACGACTATCATTGGTGGCTTAATTTTTTCACTTTTATATTTATTTTTCTTCAAAGTTTTTAAATCTGTCTTCAACATAATTCTTAAGCTTTAA